In Quercus lobata isolate SW786 chromosome 12, ValleyOak3.0 Primary Assembly, whole genome shotgun sequence, a genomic segment contains:
- the LOC115970420 gene encoding TMV resistance protein N-like, protein MADSADQETFAPFLSTSTLTYKYDVFVSFRGEDTRTNFTDHLITTLEGKKIRVYKDDKNLPRGEFIWTELMKAIETSRIAVVVFSKNYATSNWCLDELVKIMDCKRVLNQRVLPIFYNVSPSEVRDQKGNFAEALPNGPEVMVNSWKAALKDVANLSGLHLNPFR, encoded by the coding sequence ATGGCTGATTCCGCAGACCAAGAAACCTTTGCTCCTTTCTTATCAACCTCAACATTGACATATAAGTATGATGTCTTTGTTAGTTTTCGAGGGGAAGATACCCGCACTAATTTTACCGACCATCTCATTACTACTTTAGAGGGCAAAAAGATTCGTGTGTATAAAGATGACAAAAACCTTCCCAGGGGAGAATTTATTTGGACTGAGCTGATGAAGGCAATCGAAACGTCAAGGATTGCAGTTGTTGTGTTCTCAAAAAACTATGCTACTTCGAATTGGTGCCTAGATGAGCTGGTGAAGATCATGGACTGCAAAAGGGTGTTGAATCAAAGGGTGCTACCTATTTTCTATAATGTGTCTCCGTCCGAGGTGCGAGATCAAAAAGGGAATTTTGCGGAAGCACTCCCTAATGGCCCCGAAGTCATGGTGAATAGTTGGAAGGCTGCTTTGAAGGATGTTGCAAACTTATCGGGCTTGCATTTGAATCCGTTTCGGTAA
- the LOC115970697 gene encoding histone H2AX-like, which produces MSSAVETTTKGGRGKPKATKSVSRSHKAGLQFPVGRVARFLKTGRYAQRVGSGSPVYLSAVLEYLAAEVLELAGNAARDNKKNRIIPRHIQLAVRNDEELSRLMGSVTIANGGVLPNIHQNLLPKKAGKGKGDIGSASQEF; this is translated from the exons ATGAGCTCCGCTGTAGAAACCACCACAAAGGGCGGCAGAGGCAAGCCAAAAGCCACAAAGTCCGTCTCTAGATCCCACAAAGCCGGTCTCCAATTCCCAGTTGGCCGTGTCGCCCGGTTCCTCAAAACCGGCCGATACGCCCAACGTGTGGGCTCCGGTTCCCCAGTCTACCTCTCCGCCGTCCTTGAATACCTCGCCGCTGAG GTTTTGGAGTTGGCTGGGAATGCAGCGAGGGACAACAAGAAGAACAGGATTATCCCAAGGCACATTCAGCTTGCTGTGAGGAACGACGAGGAGTTGAGCAGGCTTATGGGGTCTGTGACCATTGCTAATGGTGGTGTTTTGCCCAACATTCATCAGAATTTGTTGCCCAAGAAAGCTGGGAAAGGAAAGGGTGATATTGGGTCTGCTTCTCAGGAATTTTAG
- the LOC115972560 gene encoding histone H2AX-like has protein sequence MSSTGASTKGGRGKPKSSKSVSRSQKAGLQFPVGRIARFLKAGKYAERVGAGAPVYLSAVLEYLAAEVLELAGNAARDNKKNRIVPRHIQLAVRNDEELSKLLGTVTIANGGVLPNIHQNLLPKKIGKGKGDIGSASQEF, from the exons ATGAGTTCCACAGGAGCTTCAACCAAGGGTGGCCGAGGCAAACCAAAGTCCTCAAAGTCTGTTTCTCGGTCACAGAAAGCTGGGCTTCAATTCCCTGTGGGTCGTATCGCCCGGTTCTTAAAAGCTGGCAAGTACGCCGAGCGTGTCGGTGCCGGAGCTCCGGTTTACCTCTCCGCCGTGCTCGAATACCTTGCTGCTGAG GTTCTTGAGCTAGCTGGCAATGCTGCTAGAGACAACAAGAAGAATCGTATTGTTCCAAGACACATACAACTTGCTGTGCGAAATGATGAGGAGTTGAGCAAGCTTTTGGGAACGGTCACCATTGCTAATGGAGGTGTCTTGCCCAACATTCATCAGAATTTGTTGCCTAAGAAGATTGGTAAAGGGAAAGGTGATATTGGATCAGCATCGCAAgagttttag